Proteins encoded in a region of the Syngnathus typhle isolate RoL2023-S1 ecotype Sweden linkage group LG20, RoL_Styp_1.0, whole genome shotgun sequence genome:
- the hcn3 gene encoding potassium/sodium hyperpolarization-activated cyclic nucleotide-gated channel 3 isoform X1 has product MLRGLTRRERHVDFCGLHWRNKRGGSFRSPSRSLGDQKGMKGSPCHKPDTPYYRSWSSLRFSRWRSGSQKATCPGTPSSKTEKHNDVSQTLFSLVKTHNDDYTADPAGLLDPDEVDDEEAEPDQSTYFQKQLGSMLQPGVNKFSLRMFGSHKGVAAEQARVKSFGVWIIHPYSNFRFYWDLVMLLLMMSNLVILPWGITFFEDQNTIPWITFNMLSDTLFLMDLVFNFRTGILGEDSHIILDPKCIRLHYLRSWFLVDFISSIPVDYIFLVVDLESLQDSTDVYRTARALRIVRFTKILSLLRLLRLSRLIRYIHQWEEMFNMTYDLASAVVRIVNLIGMMLLLCHWDGCLTFMVPMLQDFPADCWVSKNNMVNATWHIQYSYALFMAMSHMLCIGYGANSPEGMTDVWLTMISMVVGATCYAMFLGHATNLVQSLDASHRHYQEKYKQVEQYMSFHKLPADLRQRIHEYYEQRFQGKMFDEDSILGELSDPLKEEIVSYNCRGLVANMPLFANTDPHFVTVILTKLHFEVFQPADFIVREGTLGRKMYFIQHGTVVVIPRGSKEIRLSDGAYFGEICLLTQGRRTASVKAETYCRLYSLSVDSFNEVLEEHPLMRRAFESAAVDRLRRVARRPSHQPPPNE; this is encoded by the exons ATGCTCCGTGGGCTGACCCGGCGGGAACGGCACGTTGACTTCTGTGGACTCCACTGGAGAAACAAACGCGGTGGATCATTCCGAAG CCCGTCAAGGAGCCTTGGTGACCAGAAGGGCATGAAAGGAAGTCCTTGTCACAAACCCGACACACCGTACTACCGTAGCTGGAGCAGTCTTCGATTCTCCCGATGGCGGAGCGGCTCCCAGAAGGCCACCTGCCCCGGAACGCCTTCCTCAAAGACGGAGAAACACAATGACGTGAGCCAGACTCTTTTCTCGTTGGTCAAAACTCACAACGACGACTACACGGCCGACCCCGCCGGGCTTCTGGACCCCGACGAGGTTGACGACGAGGAAGCCGAGCCAGACCAGTCCACGTATTTCCAGAAGCAGCTCGGATCCATGTTGCAGCCCGGCGTCAACAAGTTCTCCCTGCGCATGTTCGGCAGCCACAAAGGCGTTGCCGCCGAGCAGGCCAGGGTCAAGTCGTTCGGCGTGTGGATCATCCATCCCTACAGCAATTTCAG GTTCTACTGGGACCTTGTGATGCTCCTCCTCATGATGAGCAACCTGGTGATCTTACCGTGGGGTATCACGTTCTTCGAAGACCAGAACACTATCCCGTGGATCACCTTCAACATGCTGTCTGACACTCTCTTCCTCATGGACCTGGTCTTCAACTTCCGCACGGGCATCCTGGGCGAAGACAGCCACATCATTCTGGACCCTAAGTGCATCCGCCTGCACTACCTGCGCTCCTGGTTCCTGGTCGACTTCATCTCGTCCATTCCGGTGGACTACATCTTCCTGGTGGTGGACCTGGAGTCTCTGCAGGACTCGACCGACGTGTACCGGACAGCTCGAGCCCTTCGCATTGTGCGCTTTACCAAGATCCTCAGCCTGCTGCGACTCCTGCGCTTATCCCGACTCATCCGCTATATCCACCAATGGGAGGAG ATGTTCAACATGACGTACGACCTGGCCAGCGCGGTGGTGCGCATCGTCAACTTGATCGGCatgatgctgctgctgtgcCACTGGGACGGCTGCCTCACCTTCATGGTGCCCATGCTGCAGGACTTCCCCGCAGACTGCTGGGTGTCCAAGAACAACATGGTG AACGCCACATGGCACATCCAGTACTCGTACGCCCTGTTCATGGCTATGAGTCACATGCTGTGCATCGGTTATGGCGCCAACTCCCCGGAGGGCATGACTGATGTGTGGCTGACCATGATCAGCATGGTGGTGGGCGCCACTTGCTACGCCATGTTCCTGGGCCATGCCACCAACCTGGTGCAGTCTTTGGACGCCTCGCATCGCCACTATCAGGAGAAG TACAAGCAAGTGGAGCAGTACATGTCGTTCCACAAGCTGCCCGCGGACCTGCGGCAGAGGATCCACGAGTATTACGAGCAACGTTTCCAAGGCAAGATGTTTGACGAGGACAGCATCCTGGGAGAGCTCAGTGATCCGCTAAAAGAG GAAATCGTCAGCTACAACTGTCGAGGTCTGGTGGCCAACATGCCCCTCTTCGCCAATACCGACCCTCACTTCGTGACCGTGATCCTCACTAAGCTGCACTTCGAGGTCTTCCAGCCGGCAGACTTCATCGTACGGGAGGGAACGCTGGGTCGGAAAATGTACTTCATCCAGCACGGCACCGTCGTGGTCATCCCGCGAGGCAGCAAGGAGATCAGACTAAGCGACGGGGCCTATTTTGGGG AGATCTGTCTCCTGACTCAAGGCCGACGCACAGCTAGCGTGAAGGCCGAAACGTACTGTCGGCTCTACTCGCTGAGTGTGGACAGCTTCAACGAAGTGCTGGAGGAGCACCCGCTCATGAGGCGGGCCTTCGAGAGCGCGGCCGTGGACCGACTGCGTCGGGTCGCCAGGAGGCCCAGCCACCAGCCTCCCCCAAACGAGTGA
- the hcn3 gene encoding potassium/sodium hyperpolarization-activated cyclic nucleotide-gated channel 3 isoform X2, with the protein MSNSYLLSPGCLRNLTAVPEKGRGGGGCPSRSLGDQKGMKGSPCHKPDTPYYRSWSSLRFSRWRSGSQKATCPGTPSSKTEKHNDVSQTLFSLVKTHNDDYTADPAGLLDPDEVDDEEAEPDQSTYFQKQLGSMLQPGVNKFSLRMFGSHKGVAAEQARVKSFGVWIIHPYSNFRFYWDLVMLLLMMSNLVILPWGITFFEDQNTIPWITFNMLSDTLFLMDLVFNFRTGILGEDSHIILDPKCIRLHYLRSWFLVDFISSIPVDYIFLVVDLESLQDSTDVYRTARALRIVRFTKILSLLRLLRLSRLIRYIHQWEEMFNMTYDLASAVVRIVNLIGMMLLLCHWDGCLTFMVPMLQDFPADCWVSKNNMVNATWHIQYSYALFMAMSHMLCIGYGANSPEGMTDVWLTMISMVVGATCYAMFLGHATNLVQSLDASHRHYQEKYKQVEQYMSFHKLPADLRQRIHEYYEQRFQGKMFDEDSILGELSDPLKEEIVSYNCRGLVANMPLFANTDPHFVTVILTKLHFEVFQPADFIVREGTLGRKMYFIQHGTVVVIPRGSKEIRLSDGAYFGEICLLTQGRRTASVKAETYCRLYSLSVDSFNEVLEEHPLMRRAFESAAVDRLRRVARRPSHQPPPNE; encoded by the exons ATGAGTAATTCATACCTGTTGAGCCCTGGATGTCTCCGCAATTTGACCGCCGTGCcagagaaggggaggggggggggaggttg CCCGTCAAGGAGCCTTGGTGACCAGAAGGGCATGAAAGGAAGTCCTTGTCACAAACCCGACACACCGTACTACCGTAGCTGGAGCAGTCTTCGATTCTCCCGATGGCGGAGCGGCTCCCAGAAGGCCACCTGCCCCGGAACGCCTTCCTCAAAGACGGAGAAACACAATGACGTGAGCCAGACTCTTTTCTCGTTGGTCAAAACTCACAACGACGACTACACGGCCGACCCCGCCGGGCTTCTGGACCCCGACGAGGTTGACGACGAGGAAGCCGAGCCAGACCAGTCCACGTATTTCCAGAAGCAGCTCGGATCCATGTTGCAGCCCGGCGTCAACAAGTTCTCCCTGCGCATGTTCGGCAGCCACAAAGGCGTTGCCGCCGAGCAGGCCAGGGTCAAGTCGTTCGGCGTGTGGATCATCCATCCCTACAGCAATTTCAG GTTCTACTGGGACCTTGTGATGCTCCTCCTCATGATGAGCAACCTGGTGATCTTACCGTGGGGTATCACGTTCTTCGAAGACCAGAACACTATCCCGTGGATCACCTTCAACATGCTGTCTGACACTCTCTTCCTCATGGACCTGGTCTTCAACTTCCGCACGGGCATCCTGGGCGAAGACAGCCACATCATTCTGGACCCTAAGTGCATCCGCCTGCACTACCTGCGCTCCTGGTTCCTGGTCGACTTCATCTCGTCCATTCCGGTGGACTACATCTTCCTGGTGGTGGACCTGGAGTCTCTGCAGGACTCGACCGACGTGTACCGGACAGCTCGAGCCCTTCGCATTGTGCGCTTTACCAAGATCCTCAGCCTGCTGCGACTCCTGCGCTTATCCCGACTCATCCGCTATATCCACCAATGGGAGGAG ATGTTCAACATGACGTACGACCTGGCCAGCGCGGTGGTGCGCATCGTCAACTTGATCGGCatgatgctgctgctgtgcCACTGGGACGGCTGCCTCACCTTCATGGTGCCCATGCTGCAGGACTTCCCCGCAGACTGCTGGGTGTCCAAGAACAACATGGTG AACGCCACATGGCACATCCAGTACTCGTACGCCCTGTTCATGGCTATGAGTCACATGCTGTGCATCGGTTATGGCGCCAACTCCCCGGAGGGCATGACTGATGTGTGGCTGACCATGATCAGCATGGTGGTGGGCGCCACTTGCTACGCCATGTTCCTGGGCCATGCCACCAACCTGGTGCAGTCTTTGGACGCCTCGCATCGCCACTATCAGGAGAAG TACAAGCAAGTGGAGCAGTACATGTCGTTCCACAAGCTGCCCGCGGACCTGCGGCAGAGGATCCACGAGTATTACGAGCAACGTTTCCAAGGCAAGATGTTTGACGAGGACAGCATCCTGGGAGAGCTCAGTGATCCGCTAAAAGAG GAAATCGTCAGCTACAACTGTCGAGGTCTGGTGGCCAACATGCCCCTCTTCGCCAATACCGACCCTCACTTCGTGACCGTGATCCTCACTAAGCTGCACTTCGAGGTCTTCCAGCCGGCAGACTTCATCGTACGGGAGGGAACGCTGGGTCGGAAAATGTACTTCATCCAGCACGGCACCGTCGTGGTCATCCCGCGAGGCAGCAAGGAGATCAGACTAAGCGACGGGGCCTATTTTGGGG AGATCTGTCTCCTGACTCAAGGCCGACGCACAGCTAGCGTGAAGGCCGAAACGTACTGTCGGCTCTACTCGCTGAGTGTGGACAGCTTCAACGAAGTGCTGGAGGAGCACCCGCTCATGAGGCGGGCCTTCGAGAGCGCGGCCGTGGACCGACTGCGTCGGGTCGCCAGGAGGCCCAGCCACCAGCCTCCCCCAAACGAGTGA
- the LOC133144219 gene encoding phosphatidylinositol 4-phosphate 5-kinase type-1 alpha-like, with translation MATAAVTEEPQGLQSHPGNSTEAGKEIPGISPAPVVKKTIGHRGVDQTGKTVYKKTPSWALQGAIQLGITHTVCSLAQKSERDVLLQDFEEVESIYFPGEGSSHTPAHHYGDFRFKTYAPIAFRYFREMFCIQPDDYMCSLCSEDLIELSNSGASGSLFYLSHDDQFIMKTVQRKEAEFLQKLLPGYFMNLNQNKRTLLPKFYGLYCIQTNGTNIRVVVMNNLLPSSVQLHLKFDLKGSTYNRRASSKERAKALPTFKDLDFLQDMPDGMLLDPDMYNAFCKTVQRDCLVLQSFKIMDYSLLLGINVVDHAGGETMQPEPAAERRKPQNQKFLYSTPMEAIQAEARDAGSPGSHDPTGGIPARNSKGQRLLIYIGIIDILQSYRFVKMLEHTWKALVQDADTVSVHRPDFYADRFQRFMCNTVFKKIQLKTSPSKRRHSTLRKTDSGTAQQAEQSSSQNQNQNKQDESQQPVIKDEKNSADKEDGSQENGVEETPKSSEANGKT, from the exons ATGGCCACAGCCGCAGTTACAGAAGAGCCGCAGGGGCTTCAGAGCCACCCTGGCA ATTCTACTGAGGCCGGGAAAGAG ATTCCAGGAATTAGCCCAGCCCCAGTTGTCAAGAAAACCATTGGGCACCGAGGAGTGGATCAAACTGGGAAAACTGTGTACAAAAAG ACTCCCTCATGGGCTCTGCAAGGCGCTATCCAGTTGGGAATCACGCACACTGTGTGCAGCTTGGCTCAGAAGTCCGAGCGAGACGTACTGCTGCAGGACTTCGAAGAGGTGGAGAGCATCTACTTCCCCGG TGAGGGCAGCAGTCACACGCCGGCGCACCACTATGGGGACTTCAGGTTCAAGACGTACGCTCCCATCGCATTTCGCTACTTCAGGGAGATGTTTTGCATTCAGCCAGATGACTACatg TGTTCCCTGTGTAGCGAGGACCTGATCGAGCTGTCCAACTCGGGAGCCAGCGGGTCGCTCTTCTACCTCTCCCACGATGATCAGTTCATTATGAAGACAGTGCAGCGCAAGGAGGCTGAGTTTCTCCAGAAGCTCCTTCCCGGTTACTTCATG AACTTGAACCAGAACAAGCGGACCTTGCTACCCAAGTTCTACGGTCTCTACTGCATCCAGACAAACGGCACTAACATCCGTGTCGTGGTTATGAACAACCTGCTGCCTTCCTCGGTCCAGCTGCACCTCAAATTTGACCTGAAGGGCTCCACGTATAACCGCCGGGCCTCCTCCAAAGAACGGGCCAAGGCTTTACCCACCTTTAAGGACCTGGACTTCCTGCAGGACATGCCTGATGGGATGCTGCTGGATCCCGACATGTACAACGCCTTCTGCAAGACGGTTCAGCGGGACTGCCTG GTGCTGCAGAGTTTCAAGATCATGGACTACAGTCTCTTGCTCGGGATTAACGTGGTGGATCACGCCGGAGGAGAAACGATGCAGCCAGAGCCGGCAGCAGAGAGGAGGAAGCCGCAGAACCAGAAGTTCCTGTATAGCACGCCCATGGAGGCCATCCAGGCGGAAGCCAGGGACGCCGGCTCGCCGGGAAGCCACGACCC CACGGGAGGGATTCCAGCACGAAACTCCAAAGGTCAAAGACTCCTGATCTACATCGGCATCATTGACATTCTACAGTCATACAG ATTCGTCAAGATGCTGGAGCACACGTGGAAAGCTCTGGTTCAAGACGCG GACACGGTTTCGGTGCACAGACCGGATTTCTACGCCGACCGATTCCAGAGGTTCATGTGCAACACGGTCTTCAAGAAAATCCAAT TGAAGACATCGCCATCCAAGAGGCGCCATAGCACTCTAAGGAAAACCGACAGTGGCACAGCTCAGCAAGCAGAACAGAGCAGCAGCCAGAACCAGAACCAGAATAAGCAGGACGAGAGCCAGCAGCCCGTAATAAAGGATGAGAAAAACTCGGCGGACAAAGAAGACGGGTCCCAGGAAAACG GTGTAGAAGAAACACCTAAATCCAGTGAGGCGAATGGAAAGACCTGA